CAGCAAACGGTTTAAGAATATAGCCCGCCATGCCTACCGCCTCCTGGAGTTTGCCGAAATTACTTTGCGGGACCGCTCCAAGCTGAACATCTAAAAATTGCAATTGCCCCTGTAATAATCCTAAATTCACGTCCAATCGGGCATAGGTATCCAAGGTCTTGTCTAATTGGCCAATGGATCGGATCTTCTCATCCAGTTCCCGCCCTTTTTCTTGCAACTGAGAACAACGCCGCCAGAGCCTCCCCAACCACTTATTAAACGCCGCCAACTCTGACTCGCTGATGGCCCGCACCTTTTCTGGCGGGATGGCAGCCTGGACCCCCAGGTATTCGCTCACCTTTTGCAAACGCATCTGGACATCATGAAATAACGCCTGGTAGCTGGCGGCGGGACACTCCGGCAAACTTTCCTCCCCGGCCGGAAGGGGTTCCGGACTAAACACCCCGCTTTCCGCTAAGCTAAGGGCAGCCTCCGGAGCCTCTTCCTTGACCATATGAAGGGTAACTCGCCGCATTGATAAGGATGTCAACATCCGTTATAAACCTCTTGGACCGCTAGGCCCCTCCAGGGAGGGCTAAAAAGACTCATCCTCCTTGAAACCGGCACTTTCCAGTCCCATGGCCTGGTGAATAAGATGGGGGGCGAGCTGCAAAGTGCGGCCCTTGATGATCCCATGGATGCGTAATAATTCTTTTTCACGAAGAAATAGATAAGCGAAGGCCCGTCCCAAATTAAAAGTGGTGCGTTTCAGGATAAACTGCGCGACTTCGAGTAAGTGTTTTCCTAGCATCTCCTCCACCTCGGAAGTGGAAACTGCCCCTGCTACCAAAGGGGCTAAAGGAGCAGGTAGATTGTGTAAAGTCTCCTCGAAGTTTTCCCCACGCGCGAGGGCCAGCAAGTGCTGACTACGCAAATGATACCCACCGGGGCATAAAAGAAAATAGGTCAGCGGTGGCCCAAGACGGTAAGCAAACCGGTAGCGCAATAACCAGACCAAGTTGGTTTGGTCGATGAGATAACCGATCAATATTCGCAAATAATGGCGGTCCCGTTCTTCCTGGATAGCATTTACTCGCCGCGCCAATCCACTATAGTATTCCCTATCTATTGTGGCTTCGATAAGAAACAATTCTCGACCCTCTCCTCCGACATGAGGCACATCATAATGCTCTCCTCCATAGACCGAACGGGCCTGGCGGGCAACACCAGCATAGGGTGTTCCCTCTAAACAATGGAGCACCTCCTGAGCATCCTCGGCCTCCATCAACGAGTTCAAGGGCAAGGCCGCTATTCCATTAATCTTAATAAGATCGGCTTGGATGGCCTCCTTTGGACGTCCAGTCAACTTACCCCGGAGCACAATTTTCAGGTTACCTATCTCAAAACGGCGTAGCCAATAGCTTGCGAGTTCCTGGGCTTCAGCGCTCAGAGGACGAATCAGCCGTTGGGCTTCCGCCCATAAGGTATCCACCAGCACTTGCTCTAAAGAACGATCCTCCATTGCTTGCAGAGAAATCCCCGTCAACCCGGCGGTACGAAGTAAAACCGAAACATCCGAGGCCGATTGGTCCACCAGATTCCGGAGCTGTTCTGCTGACAGGAGACGCTTGGAGAGAGCCGAGACCAAGGTATTCAAATAAGCATAGCGGGTAACGGTGGCTATGGAAGGGCTCTTGGTGATAGTTAAAAAAGGACGATGCATGTTTATTATGGATAGGCAACAGGATCGAGAAGGCGGGTAAGGGCTGCCTCACTGGCCTCCTCCTGGCGTTTCCTCGCCAACGCCTTAATCTCTCCTTCCCGCTCCTCATAGCGCCGGCTTAACTCACTTGTGGTTTGCTCTGCCCGACTTTCAGCCCTGCTCACAAAAGATTGCTGAATCTCCGGGATGCGGGAGGCAAAACGCTCCTCTGCCTGGCGAGCCTCAGCTAGGGCCTGGTGGATTATTTTATCCCGCTCCTGACCGGCTTGATCTACTAACGCCTGAGCACGCAGCTCCGCTTCCAGCAGACGCTTTAAGGTTTCTTTCGCCTCGTTCATGAAGAATCATTCTCCCCAATGCCA
This sequence is a window from Nitrosococcus oceani ATCC 19707. Protein-coding genes within it:
- a CDS encoding V-type ATPase subunit codes for the protein MHRPFLTITKSPSIATVTRYAYLNTLVSALSKRLLSAEQLRNLVDQSASDVSVLLRTAGLTGISLQAMEDRSLEQVLVDTLWAEAQRLIRPLSAEAQELASYWLRRFEIGNLKIVLRGKLTGRPKEAIQADLIKINGIAALPLNSLMEAEDAQEVLHCLEGTPYAGVARQARSVYGGEHYDVPHVGGEGRELFLIEATIDREYYSGLARRVNAIQEERDRHYLRILIGYLIDQTNLVWLLRYRFAYRLGPPLTYFLLCPGGYHLRSQHLLALARGENFEETLHNLPAPLAPLVAGAVSTSEVEEMLGKHLLEVAQFILKRTTFNLGRAFAYLFLREKELLRIHGIIKGRTLQLAPHLIHQAMGLESAGFKEDESF